A window of the Choristoneura fumiferana chromosome 30, NRCan_CFum_1, whole genome shotgun sequence genome harbors these coding sequences:
- the LOC141444492 gene encoding uncharacterized protein, translating to MRIRAADGGLGAPQVPLGFCASSPMSDRGEPASVIETVNENKISLTPVLSQLEQDLNSPSHLRITINTEDKKIEIEQVKVILVYKGRGEPELDSTEESSFKTQLPQITEFTIKNVTVDGVEDKKEGDDKNVKDFEAGVAFDVSNILDKSQVEKRSDADDKEKMKHQNEDAKESEADDAEEILMREIGNLSINENDNNLEEISSLDGIILPTEEDKELFNAPSLLLVFDYGLGDWIVKEFGEIIILIYCKRGTNISSSFEDITTIFKLHQMRYSRSHAWEWTFHYITEGGSGAFRTLAAKFLSRQVAYEFYNKIKECVLTLKESTGL from the exons ATGCGCATAAGGGCCGCCGACGGAGGCCTGGGTGCTCCGCAGGTGCCCCTCGGGTTCTGCGCCAGCAGTCCCAT GTCGGACCGAGGCGAGCCTGCAAGTGTAATCGAGAcagtaaatgaaaataaaataagcctTACACCAGTTTTATCTCAATTGGAACAAGATTTAAACAGCCCGAGCCATCTACGAATTACAATCAACACCGAAGATaagaaaattgaaattgaacaaGTTAAAGTGATTTTAGTTTACAAAGGCCGTGGTGAACCGGAGTTAGATTCTACTGAAGAATCGAGTTTCAAAACTCAATTACCTCAAATTACTGAGTTTACTATAAAAAATGTCACTGTGGATGGCGTAGAAGATAAAAAAGAAGGAGATGATAAAAACGTAAAAGATTTTGAAGCCGGCGTAGCTTTTGATGTAAGCAATATTTTGGATAAAAGTCAAGTAGAAAAACGTAGTGATGCAGATGATAAGGAGAAAATGAAACATCAAAATGAAGACGCGAAGGAATCTGAAGCAGATGATGCAGAAGAAATACTAATGAGAGAAATTGGAAATTTGTCAATTAATGAAAATGATAACAACTTAGAAGAGATTTCTTCACTGGACGGAATAATCTTGCCTACAGAAGAAGACAAG GAGCTGTTTAATGCACCATCTCTCCTGCTGGTCTTTGATTATGGTTTAGGCGATTGGATAGTGAAGGAGTTCGGCGAAATTATAATACTAATATACTGTAAGCGAGGAACAAATATCAGCTCCAGTTTCGAAGATATCACAACGAT CTTCAAGCTGCACCAGATGCGGTACAGCCGCAGTCACGCCTGGGAGTGGACGTTCCACTACATCACTGAGGGGGGTTCTGGGGCATTCCGTACGCTGGCTGCCAAGTTCCTCAGCCGGCAAGTGGCTTATGAGTTCTATAACAAGATCAAGGAATGCGTGTTGACTCTGAAG GAATCTACTGGGTTATAA
- the LOC141444493 gene encoding GTPase Obg-like has product MRLNNILKTLKIISQTHIRLYSQEYAPKALRSLKAKSTRNTVQYYVDSYRVRAVGGNGGDGCISFLSAWCKEHAGPDGGDGGHGGHVIFQATHSVKSLNHCKAVTQAKHGTRGDNKDRNGKNASHVVVPVPLD; this is encoded by the exons ATGAGGCTTAACAATATcctaaaaacactaaaaataatatctCAAACGCATATAAGGTTGTATTCTCAAGAATACGCGCCGAAAGCGTTGCGTAGCTTAAAAGCAAAGTCGACAAGGAATACCGTCCAGTATTATGTGGATTCTTATAGAGTAAGGGCTGTGGGGGGCAATGGGGGTGATGGCTGCATATCATTCCTCAGTGCGTGGTGCAAGGAGCACGCGGGGCCCGACGGGGGCGACGGGGGCCACGGGGGACACGTCATCTTTCAG GCAACGCATTCTGTGAAGAGCTTGAACCACTGCAAGGCCGTTACTCAGGCGAAGCATGGCACACGAGGGGACAATAAGGATAGAAACGGGAAAAATGCTTCACATGTTGTGGTTCCCGTTCCTTTGG attaa
- the LOC141444738 gene encoding uncharacterized protein, which yields MTSPSNIKVSHQLTRHHHDLPKRTLNFFYANACSILKKGKLDKLKGILKILQNDVDVIVLTETWLRTDDEVKRAELDDYKHYFSIRNGKDGGGVSIYAKANLLPSLTVSKYQGGINFLWVHLNTEGLDIGGIYNPGGDTDGMQFLKEYSDQLKQMREAIVFGDFNIDLLKSESKTRNYLNTLDQAGFILLNKIHVGYSTRKTETSSTIIDHASSNLNSSEYKFHLAVIESQGLSEHNELFLTVAKITASESDSSPRNNEPRWNPNKDTRQVTEDSSAASNNRDTTGSKNASESKTRRSKRNPAEKEFMCQFCENLYVYPMNYIKHLNNVHGYTGRVDDYSIVRRCPNCRVPCRRKAYNRHVRRCTEYRNKHKSFSQATTSTRVRDDRGDRDSDGQSSRSEDRSSNGRGSSDDNSSNDNGSSSGDDSSSSGDDSSSSDDEENNCDDAKKNAYNIMKELYDFLQPQKLPKYE from the exons ATGACTTCCCCTAGCAATATAAAAGTAAGTCATCAATTAACAAGACACCACCATGATTTACCGAAACGTACACTCAATTTCTTCTACGCGAATGCCTGCAGTATACTCAAAAAGGGTAAACTAGATAAACTTAAAGGCATACTGAAGATACTACAAAATGATGTAGACGTAATAGTCCTAACTGAAACTTGGCTTAGAACGGACGACGAAGTTAAACGGGCTGAATTGGATGACTACAAGCATTACTTTAGCATCAGAAATGGCAAAGATGGTGGAGGAGTATCCATATACGCAAAGGCAAATCTCCTACCTTCGCTTACTGTTAGCAAGTACCAAGGAGGGATAAATTTCCTATGGGTACATCTAAACACAGAAGGACTAGACATTGGTGGCATTTACAATCCTGGAGGAGATACTGATGGCATGCAGTTCCTCAAAGAGTACTCGGATCAGCTAAAGCAAATGCGAGAAGCGATTGTCTTCGGTGACTTCAATATCGATCTCCTGAAATCGGAATCTAAAACTAGGAATTATTTAAATACGCTTGATCAAGCGGGTTTTATATTGTTGAATAAAATACATGTTGGATACAGTACTAGGAAAACAGAGACAAGCAGTACTATTATAGATCACGCGAGCTCCAATCTGAATAGTTCGGAGTACAAATTTCATCTAGCCGTGATAGAATCGCAGGGCCTGTCTGAACACAATGAACTCTTCCTTACTGTAGCCAAA ATAACGGCAAGCGAGAGTGACAGCTCACCAAGAAACAATGAGCCAAGATGGAACCCTAACAAAGACACAAGACAAGTCACCGAGGACTCCAGTGCAGCCAGCAATAACCGTGATACAACAGGTAGTAAAAATGCATCAGAAAGCAAAACACGTCGCTCCAAGAGAAACCCAGCTGAGAAAGAATTCATGTGTCAATTTTGCGAAAACTTATACGTTTACCCGATGAATTATATAAAACACCTGAATAATGTTCACGGTTATACTGGCAGAGTTGATGACTATAGTATCGTAAGAAGATGCCCCAACTGTAGAGTTCCATGCAGAAGGAAAGCTTATAATAGGCATGTAAGAAGATGTACTGAATATAGAAACAAACATAAGAGTTTTTCCCAAGCTACTACTAGTACACGCGTCCGTGATGATCGTGGAGATAGAGATAGTGATGGACAGTCCAGCAGAAGCGAGGATAGAAGCAGCAATGGCCGTGGAAGTAGTGATGATAATTCTAGCAATGATAACGGTTCAAGCAGCGGTGATGACAGTTCAAGCAGCGGTGATGACAGTTCAAGCAGCGATGATGAAGAAAACAATTGCGACGACGCTAAAAAAAATGCCTATAACATAATGAAGGAGCTGTATGATTTTTTGCAGCCTCAGAAGCTTCCGAAATACGAGTAA